From [Clostridium] symbiosum, a single genomic window includes:
- the pyrE gene encoding orotate phosphoribosyltransferase, whose product MEQYKQEFIEFMVESEVLKFGEFTLKSGRKSPFFMNAGAYVTGTQLRRLGEYYAKAIHDNYGLDFDVLFGPAYKGIPLSVATTMAISELYGKDIRYCSNRKEAKDHGDTGILLGSKLKDGDRVVIIEDVTTSGKSIEETFPIIKAQADVEVKGLMVSLNRMERGKGDKSALEEVKELYGFPTAAIVSMADVVEHLYNRECQGKVVIDDGLKAAIDAYYEQYGAN is encoded by the coding sequence ATGGAACAGTACAAGCAGGAATTTATCGAATTCATGGTGGAGAGCGAGGTGCTCAAGTTTGGAGAGTTCACATTAAAGAGCGGCAGGAAATCACCGTTTTTCATGAATGCGGGAGCCTATGTGACGGGAACGCAGCTTCGCAGACTGGGTGAATATTATGCAAAGGCTATCCATGATAACTACGGACTCGATTTCGATGTACTTTTCGGGCCGGCCTATAAGGGGATTCCTCTCAGCGTAGCCACGACCATGGCCATCAGCGAGCTTTACGGAAAAGATATCCGTTACTGTTCCAACAGGAAAGAAGCAAAGGATCATGGGGACACCGGAATTCTTCTGGGAAGTAAACTGAAGGATGGAGACCGCGTCGTTATCATCGAAGATGTAACTACATCCGGAAAATCAATCGAGGAGACCTTCCCGATTATCAAAGCACAGGCCGATGTGGAAGTAAAGGGACTGATGGTTTCCTTAAACCGTATGGAGAGAGGGAAAGGGGACAAGAGTGCGCTCGAAGAAGTGAAGGAACTTTACGGTTTTCCTACCGCCGCCATCGTTTCCATGGCGGATGTGGTTGAGCACTTATATAACAGGGAATGCCAGGGCAAGGTAGTGATCGACGATGGGCTGAAAGCAGCAATTGACGCATATTACGAGCAGTACGGCGCGAACTAA
- a CDS encoding Rpn family recombination-promoting nuclease/putative transposase has protein sequence MNKERPESSLDSRTQSYEERRKKVGRFNMTSDVFFCKVLEDREACEEAIRILLCDPGFTVKEVKAQYSIRNIENRSVVLDILAEDMEGRLINIEMQVSDDGDHQKRVRYYQASIDMSYLEKGVPYHALPDIYTIFITEKDFLAHNRGLYRVRRVLESSGSTLYNGVHEIYANLERRCGDEKIDELLYYMKNSDSGYKTDTFPNIVRKVRYLKEKKEGLESMCSILDEERREGIKEGIEQGIKALILDNLEEGKSREQIIEKLSKRFLINREEAAQYYDSL, from the coding sequence ATGAATAAAGAGAGGCCGGAGAGCAGCCTGGACAGCCGGACGCAATCCTATGAGGAACGCCGGAAAAAGGTCGGCCGGTTTAACATGACGAGTGACGTGTTTTTCTGCAAGGTACTGGAGGATAGGGAAGCATGTGAAGAGGCAATCCGTATTCTACTGTGCGATCCGGGATTTACGGTGAAGGAGGTAAAGGCACAGTATTCAATCCGGAATATTGAGAACCGTTCCGTAGTTTTAGATATTCTGGCCGAGGATATGGAAGGGCGCCTGATTAATATTGAAATGCAGGTGTCGGATGACGGCGATCACCAGAAAAGAGTAAGATATTACCAGGCAAGTATTGATATGAGCTATCTGGAAAAGGGGGTGCCCTATCATGCTCTGCCAGATATCTACACAATTTTTATAACGGAGAAGGATTTTCTTGCACATAACAGAGGACTTTACCGTGTGAGAAGAGTTTTAGAGAGCAGCGGAAGTACCTTATACAACGGCGTTCATGAGATTTATGCAAATCTGGAGCGCCGCTGCGGTGATGAAAAGATTGATGAGCTTCTATACTATATGAAGAATTCGGACAGCGGCTACAAAACAGATACCTTTCCTAATATAGTGAGAAAAGTCAGATATCTGAAGGAGAAAAAGGAGGGATTGGAAAGTATGTGCAGCATACTGGATGAAGAGAGAAGAGAAGGAATAAAAGAGGGGATTGAGCAGGGAATCAAAGCCCTTATCCTGGACAATCTGGAAGAAGGGAAGAGTCGGGAACAGATTATAGAGAAGCTGTCCAAACGCTTTTTGATAAACAGAGAGGAGGCGGCACAATATTACGACAGCCTGTAG
- a CDS encoding IS110 family transposase produces MNYNTVYVGMDVHKESFSLCSFTIEEDKASHVQKVESDYKQVLKYLEFLRTIYGKDAYFICGYEAGCLGFTLYHQLTEHHVNCVILAPTTMLQKRGKKKIKTDKRDAALIGRCLAQHNYSPVHVPTEQDEEIKEYLRMRTDHKLALKKIKQQILAFCLRHNYRYERGGSHWTQTHIKWLRALTPDGLYKEILDEYLLTFDQLSNKLERLEQRIEELGSREEYREDVKKLTCLLGVKTQTALSVIVEVGDFKRFATADRFASYLGLVPGEDSSGDGRQRLGITKAGNTHVRRLLVEAAQSYSRGQIGYKSRELKARQSGNTPQVIAYADKANERLRRRYYKMVLGQNKRSNVAKTAIARELACFMWGMMTDHIA; encoded by the coding sequence ATGAATTATAACACAGTTTACGTAGGAATGGATGTTCATAAGGAAAGTTTTTCACTTTGCAGCTTCACAATCGAAGAAGACAAAGCGTCCCATGTCCAGAAAGTCGAATCGGATTACAAACAAGTCCTAAAATATCTCGAGTTTCTGCGTACCATTTACGGAAAGGATGCGTATTTCATATGCGGTTATGAGGCTGGCTGTCTCGGCTTCACTTTATATCATCAGTTAACGGAACATCATGTTAACTGCGTAATCCTCGCTCCGACTACCATGTTACAGAAGCGTGGGAAGAAAAAAATAAAAACAGACAAACGCGACGCTGCCCTGATTGGCCGCTGCTTGGCCCAGCATAATTATAGCCCGGTCCATGTCCCTACGGAGCAGGATGAAGAAATCAAGGAATATCTCCGGATGCGAACCGACCACAAGCTGGCGCTTAAAAAGATAAAGCAGCAGATCCTGGCATTCTGCTTGCGCCATAATTATCGCTATGAGAGAGGCGGCAGCCACTGGACTCAAACCCATATCAAATGGCTCAGGGCATTGACCCCGGATGGCCTGTACAAGGAGATTCTCGACGAATATCTGTTGACCTTCGATCAGCTCAGCAATAAACTGGAGCGTCTTGAGCAGCGTATTGAGGAGCTTGGGTCCAGGGAGGAATATCGGGAAGATGTCAAAAAGCTCACCTGTTTACTTGGCGTCAAAACCCAGACCGCCTTGTCTGTCATAGTGGAGGTTGGCGATTTCAAGCGGTTTGCGACAGCAGACCGGTTTGCATCGTACCTGGGGCTGGTACCAGGCGAAGATTCCAGCGGGGACGGACGACAGAGGCTTGGCATCACCAAGGCAGGGAACACCCACGTGCGCCGGTTGCTGGTTGAAGCGGCGCAGAGTTATAGCCGTGGGCAAATCGGATACAAGTCTAGGGAATTAAAAGCCCGCCAGAGTGGAAATACACCACAGGTGATTGCTTACGCAGACAAGGCCAATGAGCGCCTAAGGCGGCGCTATTACAAAATGGTGCTTGGACAGAACAAGCGCAGCAATGTAGCAAAAACAGCAATCGCAAGGGAACTGGCCTGTTTCATGTGGGGAATGATGACGGATCACATAGCCTGA
- a CDS encoding dihydroorotate dehydrogenase produces the protein MNTKVNLAGVELKNPVMTASGTFGSGAEYGEMLDLNRLGAVVTKGVANIPWPGNPTPRIAETYGGMINAIGLQNPGFDVFAKRDIPYLTQFDTKIIVNVCGKTMEDYIDVVEKLSDQPVDMLEINISCPNVKEGGIAFGQDPGAVEAITREVKKYAKQPVIMKLSPNVTDITVMAKAAEAGGADVISLINTLTGMKIDIHKRTFAVANKTGGLSGPAIKPVAVRMVYQVANAVKLPIIGMGGIMTADDAIEFILAGATAVSVGTANFHNPYATVEIVEGIEAYMKKYHVDDINELVGAVK, from the coding sequence ATGAATACAAAAGTAAATCTGGCCGGTGTGGAGCTTAAGAATCCGGTCATGACGGCTTCGGGCACCTTTGGTTCCGGCGCGGAATACGGCGAGATGCTGGACCTCAACAGGTTGGGAGCCGTTGTCACCAAAGGGGTGGCGAACATCCCCTGGCCGGGCAATCCGACACCGAGGATTGCCGAGACTTACGGCGGCATGATCAACGCCATCGGTCTCCAGAATCCGGGATTCGATGTATTTGCAAAGAGGGACATTCCTTATTTAACCCAGTTTGACACTAAGATTATTGTAAATGTCTGCGGTAAGACGATGGAGGATTACATCGACGTGGTGGAGAAACTCTCCGATCAGCCGGTAGACATGCTGGAGATCAATATCTCCTGCCCCAATGTGAAAGAAGGCGGTATCGCATTCGGACAGGATCCGGGGGCGGTGGAAGCCATCACGCGGGAAGTGAAAAAATACGCAAAACAGCCTGTTATTATGAAACTCAGCCCCAACGTGACAGATATCACCGTCATGGCAAAGGCGGCCGAAGCCGGTGGAGCCGACGTCATTTCACTGATTAACACATTGACGGGAATGAAGATCGACATACACAAACGTACCTTTGCCGTAGCCAATAAGACAGGAGGACTTTCCGGACCTGCCATCAAACCGGTGGCTGTCAGAATGGTTTATCAGGTGGCGAATGCTGTAAAACTCCCCATTATCGGCATGGGAGGAATCATGACGGCCGACGATGCGATAGAGTTTATTCTGGCCGGAGCGACGGCGGTATCCGTAGGCACGGCGAACTTCCATAATCCTTATGCAACCGTAGAGATTGTAGAGGGAATCGAGGCTTATATGAAGAAATATCATGTGGACGATATTAATGAGCTGGTTGGGGCTGTAAAATAA
- a CDS encoding dihydroorotate dehydrogenase electron transfer subunit, producing the protein MAQVKETAVVYSQEELAPEIYSMWITTEAAREARPGQFISVYSKDGSRLLPRPISICEADADEGRLRIVYRIAGAGTKEFSSFESGDSIDIMGPLGNGFPQEGENVFLIGGGIGIPPMLELAKNLNCEKQMVLGYRDENLFLKDEFEAYGEVFVATEDGSVGTKGNVLDAIRENGLTADVMYACGPTPMLRALKQYAEEHNIRCYISLEEKMACGIGACLACVCQSKEVDHHSNVHNKRICKDGPVFLAQEVDL; encoded by the coding sequence ATGGCACAGGTGAAAGAAACAGCAGTTGTCTACAGCCAGGAAGAACTGGCTCCTGAGATTTATAGTATGTGGATTACAACGGAGGCTGCCAGGGAAGCCAGACCCGGACAGTTTATCTCCGTATACAGCAAAGATGGTTCCAGATTACTTCCGCGTCCAATCAGCATCTGTGAAGCAGATGCCGATGAGGGAAGACTGCGTATTGTATACAGGATTGCAGGGGCTGGTACAAAGGAATTTTCATCCTTTGAATCGGGCGATTCTATCGATATTATGGGACCACTTGGAAACGGTTTTCCGCAGGAGGGAGAGAACGTATTCCTGATTGGCGGAGGAATCGGAATTCCGCCGATGCTGGAACTGGCAAAGAACTTAAACTGTGAAAAACAGATGGTGCTCGGCTACCGCGATGAAAACCTCTTTCTTAAGGATGAATTCGAGGCGTATGGAGAAGTATTTGTGGCTACCGAGGACGGCAGTGTGGGAACGAAAGGCAATGTGCTGGACGCCATCCGGGAAAACGGGCTGACTGCCGATGTTATGTACGCCTGCGGCCCGACTCCGATGCTGCGCGCGCTGAAACAGTACGCAGAGGAGCATAACATCCGCTGCTATATCTCCCTGGAGGAGAAGATGGCCTGCGGAATCGGGGCCTGCCTTGCCTGTGTCTGCCAGAGTAAAGAGGTAGATCACCACAGTAATGTACACAATAAACGGATCTGTAAGGACGGTCCCGTTTTTCTGGCACAGGAGGTGGATTTATAA
- the pyrF gene encoding orotidine-5'-phosphate decarboxylase, giving the protein MVSKLIEKIQKTKAPICVGLDPMLSYIPEHVTKKAYEQYGETLEGAAEAIWQFNKAIVDATADLIPSVKPQIAMYEQFGIEGLKAYDKTVKYCQQKGLVVIGDVKRGDIGSTSTAYATGHIGKVKVGNTVCSGFDTEYITVNPYLGTDGVKPFVDVCNEYDRGIFVLVKTSNPSSGEFQDRLIDGRPLYELVAGKVVEWGEASMDGAYSNVGAVVGATYPEMSRVLRKLMPKTYFLVPGYGAQGGTAEDLKYCFNEDGLGAVVNSSRGIIAAYKKEPYAKFGAEHFAEASRQAVIDMIADINSVL; this is encoded by the coding sequence ATGGTCAGCAAATTAATCGAAAAGATACAGAAGACAAAGGCACCAATCTGTGTGGGACTTGATCCGATGTTAAGCTATATACCGGAGCATGTAACAAAGAAAGCGTATGAGCAGTATGGAGAGACTCTGGAGGGAGCGGCGGAGGCCATATGGCAGTTTAATAAGGCGATTGTGGATGCGACTGCCGATCTGATTCCTTCCGTGAAACCCCAGATTGCCATGTATGAGCAGTTCGGGATCGAGGGACTGAAGGCTTACGATAAGACTGTAAAATACTGTCAGCAGAAGGGCCTTGTAGTAATTGGAGATGTAAAGCGCGGTGATATTGGTTCCACCTCCACAGCATATGCGACGGGGCATATCGGCAAGGTGAAGGTGGGAAATACGGTTTGTAGCGGTTTTGATACGGAATATATTACGGTGAACCCTTATCTGGGTACGGACGGGGTGAAGCCTTTTGTAGATGTCTGCAATGAATATGACAGAGGTATCTTTGTACTGGTAAAGACATCGAATCCTTCCAGCGGTGAATTCCAGGATCGTCTGATTGACGGAAGGCCGCTCTATGAGCTGGTGGCCGGGAAGGTGGTAGAGTGGGGAGAAGCATCCATGGACGGAGCATACAGCAATGTCGGCGCAGTGGTCGGAGCAACCTATCCCGAGATGAGCAGAGTGCTGAGAAAACTGATGCCGAAGACGTATTTCCTGGTACCGGGATACGGTGCCCAGGGCGGAACGGCTGAAGATTTGAAATACTGCTTCAATGAGGACGGTCTTGGAGCGGTTGTCAACTCCTCCAGGGGAATCATTGCGGCTTATAAGAAAGAACCATATGCGAAATTTGGCGCTGAGCATTTTGCAGAGGCGTCCAGACAGGCTGTCATCGATATGATTGCCGATATCAACAGCGTATTATAG